DNA sequence from the Actinomycetota bacterium genome:
AGCTCGAGGTCGTGCTCGTGCACCGGCCGAGACACGACGATTGGTCGCTCCCGAAGGGCAAAGTGGAGCGCGGAGAGACGATCCACAAGGCGGCCGTGAGAGAGGTCGAGGAGGAGACCGGCCTCCGGGTGCAGAGAGGAACGGGTATCGCCCAGCTGAGCTACCGGAACGGAAACGGGCGGCCGAAGCACGTCGACTACTTCTACATGACGCCCGTCGGCGGCGAGCTCACGCCGAACGACGAGGTCGACGAGCTCCGCTGGGTAACGCTGGACGAGGCGCTGCGGTTGCTCACCTACGACCGGGA
Encoded proteins:
- a CDS encoding NUDIX hydrolase, which translates into the protein MRKQKKEIVQAAGGIVYRRRPDGELEVVLVHRPRHDDWSLPKGKVERGETIHKAAVREVEEETGLRVQRGTGIAQLSYRNGNGRPKHVDYFYMTPVGGELTPNDEVDELRWVTLDEALRLLTYDRDREMLAAVLPNAPPL